A genomic region of Sphingobacteriales bacterium contains the following coding sequences:
- a CDS encoding DUF4197 domain-containing protein: MKKIFLSLAVCVTLLISACTSSQINKTVNNVLDAASSAANSGKPVTEAEVGEGLKAALSKGITVGADLVAKQDGYFKNPRIKIPWPQDVQKVEKTLRDVGLGSEVDKVVLSLNRAAEDAATRAKPIFISAIKQLTIRDAMNILRGNENAATEYLKKTTSGQLRNEFSPVIQTSLDNVQATKYWGDVIKQYNKIPLVKQVNPDLKGYVTDKALEGLFLMVADEEKKIRQNPIARTTELLKRVFGLLDK, translated from the coding sequence ATGAAAAAAATTTTTTTATCGTTAGCCGTATGTGTCACTCTGTTGATAAGTGCTTGCACTTCTTCACAAATTAATAAAACCGTAAATAATGTATTAGATGCGGCTTCTTCTGCTGCCAATAGCGGCAAGCCCGTTACCGAAGCCGAGGTAGGCGAAGGGTTGAAAGCGGCTCTTTCAAAAGGTATCACGGTCGGTGCTGATTTGGTGGCAAAACAAGACGGATATTTTAAAAATCCGCGTATCAAAATTCCTTGGCCTCAAGATGTGCAAAAAGTAGAAAAAACCCTCCGCGATGTGGGATTAGGCAGCGAAGTGGATAAAGTGGTGCTTTCGCTCAATCGCGCCGCCGAAGATGCCGCCACCCGCGCCAAACCTATCTTCATCAGTGCCATCAAACAACTTACTATCCGCGATGCCATGAATATACTGCGCGGCAACGAAAACGCCGCTACCGAATATCTCAAAAAAACTACCTCCGGACAACTTCGCAACGAATTTAGCCCTGTTATTCAAACGTCATTGGATAATGTGCAAGCGACAAAATATTGGGGCGATGTGATTAAACAATACAATAAAATTCCTTTGGTGAAGCAGGTGAATCCCGACTTGAAAGGCTATGTGACCGACAAAGCATTGGAAGGCTTGTTTTTGATGGTTGCCGATGAAGAGAAAAAAATTCGTCAAAACCCTATTGCCCGCACTACCGAACTGCTCAAAAGGGTATTTGGTTTGCTGGATAAATAG
- a CDS encoding UMP kinase produces the protein MTMKYKRILLKLSGEALMGSKSYGIDSPRINEYARQVYEITQEGVEVCIVIGGGNIFRGMKADEIGIDRVSGDYMGMLATVINGIALQNAIEKQGVNTRCISALEIREVCEPYIRRRALRHLEKKRVLIFVAGTGNPYFTTDTAAALRAIEMEADVILKGTRVDGIYTADPEKNPTATRYDRITFQDALHKKLNVMDATAFTLCQENNLPIIVFDMNKAGNLRRVVEGENVGTLVTT, from the coding sequence ATGACGATGAAATACAAACGCATTTTATTAAAATTGAGCGGTGAAGCACTGATGGGCAGTAAATCTTATGGCATTGATTCGCCCCGTATCAATGAATATGCCCGACAAGTATATGAAATTACACAAGAAGGCGTGGAAGTGTGTATTGTCATCGGAGGCGGTAATATTTTCAGAGGTATGAAAGCTGACGAAATCGGTATTGATCGTGTTTCGGGCGATTATATGGGTATGCTGGCAACGGTGATTAATGGTATTGCACTCCAAAATGCTATTGAGAAACAAGGTGTAAACACCCGCTGTATTTCGGCGTTGGAAATCAGAGAAGTGTGCGAGCCGTATATCCGCCGCCGCGCCCTGCGCCATTTAGAGAAAAAAAGAGTTCTTATTTTTGTTGCCGGAACTGGTAATCCTTATTTTACTACCGACACCGCCGCCGCGCTCCGCGCTATAGAAATGGAAGCTGATGTTATTTTGAAAGGTACGCGCGTAGATGGTATCTATACCGCCGACCCCGAAAAAAACCCCACCGCCACCCGCTATGACCGTATTACTTTTCAAGATGCTTTGCACAAAAAACTGAACGTAATGGACGCTACCGCTTTTACTTTATGCCAAGAAAATAATTTACCTATTATTGTATTTGACATGAACAAAGCCGGTAATTTGCGCCGCGTGGTAGAAGGGGAAAATGTGGGTACATTGGTCACAACTTAA
- a CDS encoding SDR family oxidoreductase, protein MNLSLQGKNALVCGGSQGIGWASAVELANFGARITLFARDAARLEQAAAQLPRPFGQAHDFLTADFSEPQTVQQTAARYIQQYPDLSFQILINNSGGPKGGAITNAATEEFLAAYQQHILCSHLLAQTLLPAMKAAQYGRIINIISTSVKIPISGLGVSNTTRGAMASWAKTWANEVAAFGITVNNVLPGFTATARLHSLIEANAAKAGESTQQITKAMLASVPAGRFGEAAEVAAAVAFLASPAAAYINGINLPVDGGRTGCL, encoded by the coding sequence ATGAATCTTTCTTTGCAAGGAAAAAATGCTTTGGTATGCGGCGGAAGTCAGGGTATTGGGTGGGCAAGTGCGGTAGAATTGGCAAATTTTGGCGCGCGTATTACGCTTTTTGCCCGCGATGCAGCGCGATTGGAGCAAGCAGCAGCGCAGTTGCCGCGACCTTTTGGGCAGGCGCACGATTTTTTGACAGCCGATTTCAGCGAGCCGCAAACGGTGCAGCAAACAGCAGCACGATATATACAACAGTATCCCGATTTATCTTTTCAGATACTTATCAACAATAGCGGCGGTCCGAAAGGCGGAGCTATCACCAATGCTGCCACCGAAGAATTTTTGGCGGCGTATCAACAGCATATTTTGTGTAGCCATTTGTTGGCGCAAACGCTTTTGCCCGCTATGAAAGCGGCACAATATGGTCGTATTATTAATATTATTTCAACTTCTGTTAAAATTCCCATATCGGGATTGGGCGTTTCTAATACCACACGCGGAGCTATGGCGAGTTGGGCAAAAACTTGGGCAAATGAAGTAGCTGCCTTTGGAATAACGGTGAATAATGTGCTGCCAGGATTCACGGCAACCGCGCGGCTGCACAGCCTCATCGAAGCCAACGCCGCAAAAGCAGGTGAAAGCACACAACAAATTACAAAGGCAATGCTCGCAAGTGTGCCGGCGGGGCGTTTTGGCGAAGCAGCAGAGGTGGCGGCGGCGGTGGCGTTTTTGGCAAGTCCGGCGGCAGCCTATATCAATGGCATCAATTTGCCGGTTGATGGCGGGCGCACCGGTTGTTTATAG
- a CDS encoding DUF4230 domain-containing protein, whose amino-acid sequence MKSLTPLLYIGIGLVLGIVLLRGCSANNFWKPATTEIQSVVLLEQIKKVAKLITVEGEMSDIYDHRNYYGLDLPVFQKKALLKVQAKVSVGYDLEKMNIHLDENTKTLYLSPLPPPEILSIDPTIQYYDLTEGYFNSFTAQELTQITQAAKDDIRKKAANSHLFKAAEQQAQEALDLIKSFAEAQGWQVVQNEGKGIFLPSS is encoded by the coding sequence ATGAAATCATTGACTCCGCTTTTATATATTGGGATAGGTTTGGTGCTGGGCATTGTATTATTGCGTGGTTGCAGTGCCAATAATTTCTGGAAACCTGCCACCACTGAAATACAAAGCGTAGTGCTTTTGGAGCAAATAAAAAAAGTGGCAAAACTGATTACCGTAGAAGGGGAGATGAGTGATATTTACGACCACCGTAATTATTACGGTTTGGATTTGCCTGTTTTTCAAAAAAAAGCACTGCTCAAAGTACAGGCGAAAGTGTCGGTAGGTTACGATTTGGAAAAAATGAATATCCACCTCGACGAAAACACCAAAACGCTGTATTTATCGCCACTGCCGCCGCCCGAAATTTTATCCATAGATCCTACGATTCAATATTACGACCTCACCGAAGGATATTTCAATAGTTTTACGGCACAGGAGCTGACCCAAATAACCCAAGCCGCCAAAGACGATATTCGCAAAAAAGCCGCCAACAGCCATTTGTTCAAAGCCGCCGAACAACAGGCACAGGAGGCTCTTGACCTCATCAAATCTTTCGCAGAAGCACAGGGCTGGCAGGTGGTTCAAAACGAAGGCAAAGGTATATTTTTGCCCTCATCATAA
- a CDS encoding iron-sulfur cluster assembly accessory protein codes for MTNNISSDTQTLIGTECPVRLTEGAVKEIKFLMHDKEIPTHQGLRLGVKGGGCSGLSYVLGFDEKNELDEEYFIHNIRIFINRAHLLYISGMEVDFLHGLNNRGFIFNNPNATSSCGCGSSFSA; via the coding sequence ATGACAAATAATATATCTTCCGATACTCAAACACTCATTGGCACGGAATGTCCCGTTCGCCTCACGGAAGGAGCAGTAAAAGAAATCAAATTTTTGATGCACGATAAAGAAATTCCCACACATCAGGGCTTGCGCCTCGGCGTAAAAGGCGGCGGCTGTTCGGGGCTTTCTTATGTGCTGGGTTTTGATGAAAAAAATGAATTAGACGAGGAATATTTCATACACAACATTCGCATTTTCATCAATCGTGCCCACCTTTTGTATATCAGTGGCATGGAAGTAGATTTTCTGCACGGTCTTAACAATCGCGGATTTATTTTTAATAATCCCAATGCCACTTCTTCGTGCGGCTGCGGCTCTTCTTTCTCTGCATAA
- a CDS encoding tail fiber domain-containing protein produces MNAKFLFVGLLSFGVSVQLSAQAPWSNLTPQTLDFYPSGSSSVNSIGGADVLPIGSFCAGDISTVSPTSSDFTVHTNNNLFLGTTSSKVFLGGCGSVNVPSLATGAAANVVVDAQGNLATMPLGGGGIGDDLGNHTAIKNLNMSCFDVTNIDSLVFCNNGVIAQSKNFPGELVSYNAFGVGIEPSMVNMLFPPPYIQQGTGMMGLGPFNFAVNGQAFASGGWWIPSDRRWKKDIKPIHHALELVQQLNGVSYEYDNKHNTSVKFVQGKTNGFIAQDVMKIVPQAVQGSEEGGFVVNYDAIIPILNEAIKEQQSIIDQQQQTIDNLTERLSAIEQSLQLSSKTNAATIIQTSADNSAVRLEQNVPNPANDVCFISYEIPFSADKEKAFLLISNLQGQMMQRLPLPAQSGSVEVNTHRWASGAYVYSIELNGKIISSKNMMIQR; encoded by the coding sequence ATGAACGCTAAATTTTTATTTGTCGGCTTATTGTCCTTCGGCGTATCCGTTCAGCTATCGGCTCAGGCACCTTGGTCTAATCTTACTCCCCAAACTTTGGATTTCTACCCCTCCGGCTCTTCTTCCGTTAATTCTATTGGCGGTGCAGACGTTTTGCCGATCGGCAGTTTTTGTGCCGGTGATATTAGCACCGTTTCCCCCACTTCTTCCGACTTTACCGTACACACCAACAACAATTTATTTTTGGGTACTACTTCCTCTAAAGTATTTTTGGGCGGTTGCGGTAGCGTCAATGTTCCTTCTTTGGCAACAGGTGCAGCCGCTAATGTGGTAGTAGATGCTCAGGGTAATTTGGCAACAATGCCTTTAGGCGGCGGCGGTATCGGTGATGATTTGGGCAATCATACCGCTATTAAAAACCTGAATATGTCCTGCTTTGATGTTACCAATATAGATTCATTGGTGTTTTGTAATAATGGGGTTATCGCTCAAAGCAAAAATTTCCCTGGCGAGTTGGTATCTTATAATGCCTTCGGTGTGGGCATTGAGCCTTCTATGGTCAATATGTTGTTTCCGCCGCCTTATATCCAGCAAGGAACCGGTATGATGGGTTTGGGTCCTTTCAATTTTGCCGTTAATGGACAGGCTTTTGCTTCGGGCGGCTGGTGGATTCCCTCTGACCGCCGTTGGAAAAAAGACATCAAACCTATTCATCACGCCTTGGAATTGGTGCAACAACTCAATGGTGTGAGCTATGAGTATGACAATAAACACAATACTTCCGTGAAGTTTGTGCAAGGAAAAACCAATGGTTTTATAGCTCAAGATGTGATGAAAATAGTGCCGCAAGCAGTGCAAGGTTCTGAAGAAGGCGGATTTGTGGTAAATTATGATGCCATTATTCCGATTTTGAATGAAGCTATCAAAGAACAGCAATCCATCATTGATCAACAACAACAAACCATTGACAATTTGACAGAAAGATTATCCGCCATAGAACAAAGCCTTCAACTATCATCAAAAACAAATGCTGCTACTATCATACAAACATCTGCCGATAATAGTGCTGTGCGTTTGGAGCAGAATGTACCGAATCCTGCCAACGATGTTTGCTTTATATCCTACGAAATCCCTTTTTCTGCTGATAAAGAAAAAGCATTTTTGCTGATTAGCAATTTACAGGGTCAAATGATGCAACGCCTGCCACTTCCTGCTCAAAGTGGCTCTGTTGAAGTAAATACACATCGCTGGGCAAGCGGGGCTTATGTGTATAGCATTGAATTAAACGGAAAAATTATTTCTTCAAAAAATATGATGATTCAACGATAA
- a CDS encoding M48 family metalloprotease, with translation MNRSRLSATILIALVMVGFSLCRYYSNSQTNPITGETQHISINTEQEIALGLQSAPAMAQQHGGLYPDEKLQTLVDNVGNKLLQSSEAKNTPYEFSFHLLADDQTVNAFALPGGPVFITYALLSRLKNEDQLAGVLGHEIGHVVARHSAARIAKQELTQGITGAVVMATYDPNNPNSQQTAQMAQMIGNVVNMKYGREDELQSDELGVKFMIEAGYNPEEMIGVMEILKEASGGREQSEFFSTHPNPENRMEKIREAIQKYSNLKKS, from the coding sequence ATGAATCGTTCTCGTCTTTCAGCTACCATTCTCATTGCCCTTGTAATGGTAGGTTTTAGTTTGTGCCGCTATTATTCCAACTCGCAAACAAACCCCATCACTGGCGAAACTCAACACATTAGTATCAATACTGAACAGGAAATTGCTTTGGGATTGCAAAGTGCACCCGCTATGGCACAGCAGCACGGCGGTTTGTATCCTGACGAAAAATTGCAAACATTGGTGGATAATGTGGGAAATAAACTGTTGCAAAGCAGCGAAGCCAAAAACACACCTTATGAATTTAGTTTTCATTTGCTGGCAGATGACCAAACCGTAAACGCTTTTGCTTTACCCGGCGGTCCTGTTTTTATTACCTATGCGCTGCTGTCGCGGTTAAAAAATGAAGACCAACTTGCCGGTGTATTGGGTCACGAAATCGGGCATGTGGTGGCTCGTCATTCGGCGGCACGCATCGCCAAGCAAGAACTCACACAAGGCATTACGGGAGCAGTAGTAATGGCTACTTATGACCCGAACAACCCCAACAGCCAACAAACAGCGCAGATGGCACAGATGATTGGCAACGTAGTAAATATGAAATATGGCAGAGAAGATGAATTACAATCGGACGAATTGGGCGTAAAATTTATGATAGAGGCGGGATATAATCCTGAAGAAATGATCGGAGTAATGGAAATTTTGAAGGAGGCTTCGGGCGGCAGAGAACAATCGGAGTTTTTCAGCACGCACCCCAATCCCGAAAATCGTATGGAAAAAATCCGCGAAGCTATCCAAAAATACAGCAATTTAAAAAAGTCATAA
- a CDS encoding PorT family protein, protein MRKILFLFFVIIAFVQSVSAQIEGFRFGLHIDPNVAWFRANVDGIETSSKMGFGYGLMIDYFFADRYAISTGMNHMFVGGSSKVDSLAEYKVNLQYIEFPALLKFRTNEMGNNLTFFGQMGLTPGIKVSSKEDKVKSKDYKPINLSLSLGGGAEYAIDESISLFAALFFDNGFTGVVKNVPNDGKISQSKIGLRLGVLF, encoded by the coding sequence ATGCGAAAAATTCTTTTTTTGTTCTTTGTCATTATTGCTTTTGTGCAGTCAGTAAGTGCTCAGATTGAAGGTTTCCGCTTCGGTTTGCATATAGATCCGAATGTGGCATGGTTCAGAGCCAACGTAGATGGTATTGAAACCTCTTCAAAAATGGGTTTCGGCTATGGATTAATGATAGATTATTTTTTTGCCGACCGTTATGCAATTTCTACCGGAATGAATCACATGTTTGTAGGAGGTTCATCTAAAGTAGATTCCTTAGCTGAGTATAAAGTAAATTTACAGTATATTGAATTTCCGGCGTTGTTGAAGTTCCGTACCAATGAAATGGGTAATAACCTAACATTTTTTGGACAAATGGGCTTAACACCGGGTATCAAAGTAAGTTCAAAAGAGGATAAGGTAAAATCTAAAGATTATAAACCTATCAACTTATCGTTGAGTTTGGGTGGCGGTGCCGAATATGCTATTGATGAAAGCATATCTTTATTTGCCGCTTTGTTTTTTGATAATGGATTTACGGGCGTTGTGAAGAACGTTCCTAACGATGGCAAAATTTCTCAAAGTAAAATAGGTTTGCGTTTGGGAGTTTTGTTTTAG